The nucleotide window CGCAGTTCGGGCCATTCCCGCCGGGTCGGCGGGGTCTTGATCCTTTCCTGGATACTCAGTCCTTCCAGGTGCGGGATCTGGTCCAGCAGCGAGAAATCAGTCACCCCCAGACTGGTCTGGACACTGCGCACGACATCGAAAACGGGGGCTAAAATCTCCAGTCCTGTTTGGTCGTCCGGCGGGTAGTCGATGATCACCCGCCCGTCCTCGTTGGACAACAGGTGTTCGCGGGCATCCGGGGGCAGCACCCCGTGCTCGACCCACAGCGGGTTAGGCTCGTCGTCCTCATCCTCGTAGCCCTCGGGGGCCACGAAGAATCCGAACTCCTCCAACATGGCCGCGAACTCGGGGTCATCTTCCAGACGTCCCCCGTCTTCTGGAATTTCCATGCCTCCAGTGTTGCAGGCATCGCCCCATTTGCTGATCGGCTGATGGGACGGCTCGCTTAAGGAAGCGAAGGCTCACAGCACTGCCTAGGAAAAGCACAGGTCGACGTTGCTAGCTTGAGCCATGGACAGTTCCGATTCAGACACGAAACTGCGGCGGTCGCTTCTCGGGAGTTCCTTTGCCTTCGGCATGGCTCTTGTTGGTTCCGGCATGTTCTTGGCATCGCTGATGATGGGCGTTCCTCTCACCGGAACGGCTTTCCACCTGGCCTGGATACTGATGTCGGTGGGACTTTGCCTGAGTCTTTTCTGGTTCGTGGCCTACCGGCGTGTCATACGCAGAAGATAGGGCCCGCCCCGTTGGAGGATGCCTTCAGTGAATTTCCCTAGTCAGATCATCTGAGAACGTCGAATCCGAGGACACCAGCATCCTCAAGCAAAAACTCTAGTTAGCTGACGAATCGAAGACGTGGAGTGGCAAAATGACCGAGTTGCAGATCGCACTTATGGCGGTGGGACTAACCTGCGTGGTGATCTCCTTCTTCATTTCCTTATGCCTAATCGCAAAGAGAAATTTAGTCCTAGAGAAGCAGCATCAGGTTCGGTACATATCCGCAATTCTTGGGCTCTTAATCCCCGGAGGCGTGCTTGTTATCGTCTCGGTGATTCTGTAACTGGACACCTCCCACGTTGCCCTTCTTGGGAGGGAGTGTCTATAGGAATACCGCCGACGAGGAGGCGGCCTGAATTCCGTACTGCAAGAGTGTCCCCTGAGGATCCTCCCAGCGAAACTACTTGAAGGTGTGACGATACTGAAGATGGCGACAGTGGGACAGGCAGGTAACCTTCGCCAGATGCTCGCAGAGGAGTCCGAATGGCCGAACCGATCAATCAGCAATCGATTCTTGCCGCCGCCAGAGAAATCATGAAGTTACCGGTCGGCGGCGATCGCTTGCGAATTATTTCCATCGACGTCGTCGGCCAAAATCTTGAGCTTGTTTATGCTTGGAACGATGTGCCGACGTCCCTCGGCTATCGAGTCGAACTACCCGACACCACTGAACACGCTGCGTGGAAGAAGTGGGCGCCGAAGACCATCGAAGAATGGACCATGTATGCCGTCCGTGTCACCCTCATCGAGGACATGCAAACCGGCCTGTTGGTATGGGGCAAGAGGCATTTGGAGCGCGGTGTGCTGTGGCTGGAGCCTGGTCAGAACTGACCAGCGTATGAGCAGATAGGCGGCTTCCTGTCCCGACAGGTCCGCCCCCAGGGACTGTGTCCGTCGAGCGATCCTTTACTGACGTCGATGCTGGGCAGAAATTCATAGCCCTTGAAAGCTCTGGAGACGATTCCTGAAGGAAGGGGTAAGGTAGCGCCAAAACTTAGAAAGGTCAGGCAGCGTGCCGGAGTCGGACTTGGAGCCTACGCCTCAAAGCTGGTTGGAGAGAGCCTACGACTGGAACCTCGCGATGCTGCCGGGACTATTCTTCTTCCTCGCGGCATTCGAGCCGCTGAGGGAAGAGCTAGGCTACTGGCTCGCGCTGGTGATTACCCTTGCCGCCGCCCTTGCTCTGACCTTGATCGTTTCCCTGCCGTCCATCCCCTTGAAAAAACGAAGAGTCGCGCGGGACGCTGAGCAGGGGATCTTCGAATGCGCCCATAGAGAGCCAGGATCCTCGCTGAAAGACAAATGGGCCTTGGGGTATGCCAAGGCGGAACCTGGCCGGCTTCTTTTCCAAGCAAAAACTGGCACAATCGGCCCTTTAGTCGGCCGCGTCGAGACATATTCGGGACTAAGAGTTCTCAGCCCTCCAGCCAAATCCCCATGGTCAGTATTTCCGCGGGGAAGAGTTATAACCCTATCTACTGACAAAGGAACCGTGGAGTTGGCTGCAACTCCCTCCGGCCTGAGCTTGCTAACCAAACTCTCCTTGGACCATGGTTCCTAGAACGCGCGTTCTCAACTAATTGCCAGAAGCTGATAGTGCAGGGCGGCTGTGTAAGACCATCCTGCAGGAAGGGTGTCCGTCGAGGGATCCTTTAGTGCGACAGTCTCCATCGGTTTCCACAAGCGCTTTACGCCGTGCTGACACGGCAGGTCCTAACCAGTGGCCTTGTCCTCGGGCTCACTCCTAGTCCGCCTGTTCCTGCGAAGGAGAATTGGGACCATCACCGCTACCGTAAGAATGACGATTCCGGCCATGATGAGCAATGCGGTAGTAAATCCAAACATCCTGGAGAGCGCCTGCATCAGCATTGCACCTCCTGCCGGCACTGCAAAAGCCCCAATGATTGCAAGACAGCTGGGACGTTCTCCTCCGCCACCTTCAGGTTCCGGGACGATACCTTGTGGAGTGCCGTTCCCCCACACGTTGCCTCCTAGGGCCGTTGTGAATAACTGCATTTACTCTTCCGGGAAGCTCAATCCGCCGTCCTCTTGAATTTTCCTTCAATCGCTTGGCGAAAGGCTAGAACCCTCAAATCAGGGCAGGTGAAGACCTTTCAACTCCCAGTCGAAGAAGTTGTACCCGGCGTCCTAAAGGCGATTAGCTAGCGGGAGCTGGAAGAGTTTCTGGTCAGTCCGTCTTGTCCAGGAGAACAAACACAGGCCATGATGAGGGACCGAAAGAAAGACAGGTTCTAGTGAATGCATCTGTTAACAGGACGCTCGGCATCATTTGCATTGTCCTCGCGTTTCTTGCCCTAGTCGGACTGGCCTTGGTTTGGTGGGGAGGATCTTTTCAAGCGACGCTTGTCGGGATCCTAATTTTCATAGCCCTAGTCAGCACGGGGATTCTATTGCTTCGTAGAGGCTCGAGGTCGCCATCAGGTAAAGGCGACCTTTACCAGTAATTTTCCTGAGCGTCCCATAGACCGGTCGACTGATGGCGACCCCATGAATCGATCCCCTAGAACGACACCTTTTCAGCGTTAGAATCGCACGGCCGCAGGACTAGGTTTCGAGTGGAGCTGGGGGCGTCAGGCCGGTGAAGGGTGCCAGCCGCTTCTTGAACTCTTCCCGGTTTTCCTCGCGCAGGAGGCCGTTCGCACCGTAGCTGAGGCTGAGAGTGTCGAGTTGCCAGCCCGATTCCTCGAGTGGTTCGAGCCGTTCCCTGAAGCTGCCGTTTGTGTCCTTGGAGAGGTCTTGGAATGTGAACATGAGCCACTGGCCGGCGGGACCGTGGACTGACCCGGAGACGATCACTTGAGTTTCCGGGACTGTCCCGCCCAGATCACGGATGCGGTCTTCCTCTGTCCATTCGTCAAGGCGTTCAAGCTCAGGCGCACTGTAGCCATATCGGCCGGTGACCTCGCCGATGATCTTGATCGCCCGCTCTTTATCGGCCCAGGACCGCGGCACACTGGTGCTTTGCGAAGTTGGCGCATTGACGACGGTGAGAAGTGACTCTCCGCCGAAGTAGTTCTGGACCCGATCGATAAACGGCTCGGCGTCGTCGTGCGCATCCGGCGGAGGTGCCCACTCCAGTTTCAGTTCCCTGGTCAGCGCTGTCCGGATCTCCGCGACCATCGCCTGGCCTTGCTCATACCCCACTTCGGGAGTGGGGCCCTGCATGACCTCCTCGGGATCCAGGCCGGCGATTCCCGGATAGTCCCGCCAGTACACCGTGCGCTCCCTTCCGCCGGCGTCCTCAACCACTGTGATCCGGCCAACGGATTGGCCGATGATGAACTGCCCGATTATGACGGCAGGCACCGCAATCAGAACTCCAACGAGGATAGAAATCGCGCCAATCCACCACCGTCTTCGACGCGGCTGACTGGCGCTTTTGCGGTTCATGCGCCCAGCCTACGGGACACCAGACGGCACCAGAACCCAGATATCGCTGACGAGGTCTTCACTGACTCAGGACCTGCTGCAACGGGCGCAGCCCGAATGGTGGTTTGCTTCAGGCTATGGCGCTACGTTAGCCGATCGCTAACGCGACTCCCGCTTCTGCATCCCGGCCGAATAAGCAGGATCAGATCGAGTCCATATGATCACGCCAACGATCAGCAGAATGACGGCCAGGAGACTCATTGGCAGCGTCAGGTTCATACCGAGCAGTCCCATTAGGACAGGCAAGGCAACGGCCACCAAAACGAGAGCGAAACAAGCCTTGGCTAGCCGCTTCATCTTGCGTTGCCGCATCAGGGACGATTCGGGGAACTGGTCCATAAGCTCAACTATCTCGCTCTTCCCTCGCCTAGAAAATACGTGTGCTGTTGGATCCCCGAGATCCCCGGAGTGGATCTCTCACCGCCACAGTTTGGCAGCAAAACCCGAGGGTCCCTCAATGGACTATTCCGCGTGTCGTTCTACTGCGAGCTGGTGTTCAAGTATTCCGATTGGATATCAAAGTACCTGCAGGTGATAACTCGCCGTCAAGCCACTTAGACTCGCAGCAGGACAGTTGTAATCCCCGAGATTCTGCCGGTTCGAATAAAAGGGAGACTCCTATGTCTACCAAGGTGACTCGGAGGACAGGACGCAGCCTTGTCCTTGCATGTATCCTCCTGACGGGTTGCACACCAGGGACTCAGAATCCCGAGGGGCCAGCTTCTCCTAGCTCCCCCATAAGTCCACTGACGGACGGCACGACGACTGCCCTCATTTATGAACCGGATGGTAGTTCTCTCGATATTCGGGCTACTTCCAAATTGGTGATCCTCGAAGGAGACTGCTTAGGTGTCGAGCGCCCGAATGGCGTTCAATTCCTCGCGGCTTTCCCCTTGGAACGATGCTAGAGGGGAAGCAAGTAGAGGTTCAGGGAATGAAACCTGTGCA belongs to Arthrobacter crystallopoietes and includes:
- a CDS encoding cytochrome d ubiquinol oxidase subunit II; its protein translation is MDQFPESSLMRQRKMKRLAKACFALVLVAVALPVLMGLLGMNLTLPMSLLAVILLIVGVIIWTRSDPAYSAGMQKRESR